Genomic DNA from Desulfurivibrio alkaliphilus AHT 2:
AGAGCCTGGCTTTAAGCCTGGAAGCTGGAGTACGTCATCACGATCTCAACACCGGGGTACTCTACGCCTATCAGAGCGGCTACCCTGCTTTGCACCGTCCACACGGGGCCACCGCCCTGCCCTCCTATATCTTTACCCCCTTGGGTCCGTTGACCGAACAAAACCGTGACCAGCGTGGCCCCAATGGTCATGCCGTCTTTCTCTACCTTGGCTACAACCACTCACCCCAGCTGAATCTGCGGGGTAGCGTGGGGCTGGCCAAAACCGGAATCAACAGCAGCGATAGCGAGACCGGTCATCTGCTCAGCGAACAGAGCCGCCGCTGGGGGATTGACATCGCAGCAACATACAAGCTCCTCGACAACCTGGTCTATCATGCCCATCTGGGCTATGTCAGCATCGATGAAACCCCTTCCACCGCCGACGCTCCCACCCTGCACACCGGTAGCGACGCCACTCCCCAGTCCGCCGGCGGCCAAGGCCCCGATTCGATCTTTCATATCGGCAGCCATATCCGGATGACCTTTTAATACCTTTGCCTTTTTACCTGCACCCCTTCGCGACTGCTAATTTTGTGCCTGGCGATGGGAGGGTATCAGTTCACTGAAGTAGATAATGGAGGGGTACTTGCGGGAATAGATCCGGGGGGCCCGACTGCTGGCCCTGGCGACATGAATAAGCTGGCCCAGGCCATGGGTGTTGGCCGCATCCAGGACCCGTTCGGTGTCGTCGACCAGCATGGTGCGCTCTTTGTCGTAATTAAGCGAGCGCTCAAGCCGGGGCCAGAAATCGGTTTCTTCTTTGGCCAGTCCTATTTCTTCGGCGCAGACCACCTGATCCCAGTAGCCAGCCAGAGAGGTTTTCCCCAGCTTAATGGCCAGGGTTTTGTGGTGGGCATTGGTGACCAGGTAAATCTGCTTTTTTAGCCTCCGACAAAACAGCAAAAACTCGACAACATGAGGGTGAACCGCGATCAGCGCGTCCACCCGGCGTTTCAGCGCCGGGATATCCATCCCCAGTTCCTGAGACCAGTGGTCAAGGTCCGCCCAGGCCAAGGTGCCCTGCAATTGGTCAAATTTGGCCACCAGCCGGCGCCGGGCCTCGTCTATGTCCAGGTTATGGATCAAGGCGTAGTTTTCCGGCACATAACAGTGCCAGAAGTAATCATCAAAATGGCGATCCAGCAGGGTGCCGTCCAGATCCAGCAGCACGGTGCCAATGGCTTGCCAGTCTATTTGCGGGGTTATTCTGCTCATTATCAGGTGATCAGGGTGTTGCGCAATTG
This window encodes:
- a CDS encoding HAD family hydrolase; translated protein: MSRITPQIDWQAIGTVLLDLDGTLLDRHFDDYFWHCYVPENYALIHNLDIDEARRRLVAKFDQLQGTLAWADLDHWSQELGMDIPALKRRVDALIAVHPHVVEFLLFCRRLKKQIYLVTNAHHKTLAIKLGKTSLAGYWDQVVCAEEIGLAKEETDFWPRLERSLNYDKERTMLVDDTERVLDAANTHGLGQLIHVARASSRAPRIYSRKYPSIIYFSELIPSHRQAQN